One Rhododendron vialii isolate Sample 1 chromosome 2a, ASM3025357v1 genomic region harbors:
- the LOC131314415 gene encoding acyl-CoA--sterol O-acyltransferase 1-like translates to MHYPSYTLEREISNFIKVWISVVVSLCYCYFSAKFIPKGMPRLLSIIPIVSLFFALPLKLHSVNLCGPTAFAIAWLSNFKLLLLAFGKGPLSHPSLSLPHFTAIACFPIRIQQNPPPKSHANLENSLTSQNRDNPYPLDQDGHHSQNPPPKGHNRENPNPRITQNGNTSIWSYAIKVVFLALFWPFYEYSDHIHPNVMWVSYCFHIYFTLEILLATAAAAAQALFGLELEPQFDKPHLSTSVQNFWGRRWNLVASRSLRSTVYEPTLCIWAQVIGRKWASLPAVMCTFVVSALMHEIIFYYMGRLQPTWEVTRFFLLHGACVVAEIWIKKVVKDRWRLPRLISTPMSVGFVMVTGFWLFIPQLLRCKIYFRASEEYAVLGAFVKDVVAGVVKSCTY, encoded by the coding sequence atgcactACCCAAGCTACACCTTAGAGAGGGAGATCAGCAACTTCATTAAGGTATGGATTTCAGTAGTTGTCTCTTTATGCTACTGCTATTTTTCAGCCAAGTTCATCCCAAAAGGTATGCCCAGGCTTCTCTCAATCATCCCTATTGTCTCTCTCTTCTTTGCCCTTCCTCTCAAACTTCACTCCGTCAACCTTTGTGGCCCCACCGCTTTCGCCATAGCCTGGCTTTCCAATTTCAAACTCCTCCTCCTTGCCTTTGGCAAAGGCCCTCTCTcccacccttctctctctctcccccatttCACTGCTATTGCTTGTTTCCCTATCAGGATCCAACAAAACCCACCTCCGAAATCCCATGCAAATCTAGAAAATTCACTGACATCTCAAAATAGAGACAACCCATATCCATTAGATCAAGATGGCCAccatagccaaaacccacctccAAAAGGTCATAATAGAGAAAATCCAAATCCCAGAATCACACAAAATGGAAACACATCGATTTGGAGTTATGCTATAAAGGTTGTTTTTCTAGCCTTGTTTTGGCCTTTTTACGAGTATAGTGACCACATACACCCAAATGTCATGTGGGTCAGTTACTGCTTCCACATCTACTTCACGTTGGAAATCTTACTAGCCACTGCAGCAGCCGCGGCTCAAGCCCTATTCGGGCTAGAGCTTGAGCCGCAATTCGACAAGCCGCACCTCTCGACCTCTGTCCAGAACTTCTGGGGCAGGAGATGGAACCTCGTTGCATCCCGATCCCTGCGTTCCACCGTATACGAGCCCACGCTATGCATATGGGCGCAAGTCATAGGCCGGAAGTGGGCGTCGCTTCCGGCCGTCATGTGCACGTTCGTAGTCTCGGCCCTAATGCACGAGATTATATTCTACTACATGGGCCGCCTGCAGCCGACGTGGGAGGTCACACGGTTCTTTCTTCTCCACGGGGCGTGCGTGGTGGCGGAGATTTGGATCAAGAAGGTGGTTAAGGACAGGTGGCGGTTGCCTCGGTTGATCTCAACGCCGATGAGCGTCGGATTCGTGATGGTTACCGGGTTTTGGCTGTTTATTCCGCAGTTGTTGAGGTGCAAAATTTACTTCAGAGCATCTGAAGAGTATGCGGTGTTGGGAGCGTTTGTGAAGGACGTTGTTGCTGGTGTTGTCAAAAGTTGTACGTATTAG
- the LOC131317203 gene encoding F-box/kelch-repeat protein At3g23880-like produces MATTKAEPHVPEDVTVEILSRLPLKSLLQFAGVSKRWYSMVSDVTAKRNRSLRVFTASTFRSGGTLSSPDFSSTDEVGHVKSVRNPWTEGSCYWHVNLCGSCNGLLLLALDDDFFLWNPVTNYLKVLSFFRPLFDQFYYYVTGLCYDSSTDEYKVVMAQSPRE; encoded by the coding sequence atggcaaCAACAAAAGCAGAACCCCACGTTCCGGAAGATGTAACCGTCGAAATACTCTCCAGATTACCTCTCAAATCATTACTGCAATTCGCCGGCGTTTCGAAACGCTGGTATTCCATGGTCTCCGACGTCACCGCCAAAAGAAACAGAAGTCTGAGAGTTTTCACCGCGTCCACCTTCAGATCAGGTGGAACTCTGAGTTCCCCGGATTTTTCGTCCACCGATGAAGTTGGTCACGTAAAAAGCGTTCGTAATCCATGGACAGAGGGCTCATGCTATTGGCATGTCAACTTATGCGGTTCATGCAACGGGTTGTTGCTTTTGGCACTTGACGACGACTTCTTCCTGTGGAATCCAGTCACTAACTACTTGAAGGTGTTATCGTTTTTTCGACCCCTTTTTGACCAGTTCTACTATTATGTTACTGGACTTTGTTACGATTCTTCAACCGATGAGTATAAGGTTGTAATGGCGCAGTCTCCAAGAGAGTAA
- the LOC131314424 gene encoding cytochrome b561 and DOMON domain-containing protein At4g17280-like, with protein sequence MPTQKLVFLLCLLISFFSTPSLALSVAGGSLCSDSVFPNNRVFASCTDLPNLDSFLHWTYTPSSSTIHIAYRHGQVSSSSWVAWGINPTSKGMIGTQAIVAYPRPDGTVAVFTSPVDSYGTQLREGNLTFPVSDLSAMFMDNEMVIFATIELPENTTSVNHVWQDGPISGDNLGMHGVSGNHLQSMGNLNLSSGQAFGSHGGNSKTKLKIAHGVLNAVSWGIMMPLGFMAARYLKALGPRADPLWFYTHVSLQLSGYFLGMAGGATGLVLGGMSSGNHHPCHMGIGSTLFALGLLQISALFLRPAKDHKHRHIWNWFHHLTGYLVLVLSLVNIWVGFTILKPAKGWMIGYGSISGAIMLTLLILEVWKKMTRDGKISGAQVNATPTSAENKV encoded by the exons ATGCCAACACAGAAACTGGTGTTTCTGCTTTGTCTCCTGATTAGTTTCTTTTCGACTCCGTCCCTCGCTCTTTCCGTTGCCGGTGGTTCATTGTGTTCCGACTCCGTGTTCCCTAATAACCGAGTCTTCGCCTCGTGCACTGATCTTCCCAATCTTGATTCTTTCCTCCACTGGACTTACACCCCTTCCTCATCCACTATCCACATCGCTTACCGCCACGGCCAAGTCAGTTCATCGTCGTGGGTTGCATGGGGAATCAATCCCACGTCCAAAGGCATGATTGGAACTCAAGCCATCGTCGCATACCCAAGGCCAGATGGAACCGTTGCAGTCTTCACGTCACCAGTCGATAGCTATGGTACCCAGCTACGAGAGGGGAATCTGACTTTCCCTGTCTCAGATTTGTCAGCCATGTTTATGGACAACGAGATGGTTATATTCGCAACCATTGAGCTTCCTGAAAACACTACGAGCGTTAATCATGTTTGGCAAGATGGACCAATCTCGGGTGATAATCTTGGAATGCATGGTGTATCTGGAAACCATCTCCAATCCATGGGAAATCTGAATCTCTCGTCAGGACAAGCCTTTGGGTCTCATGGAGGcaattcaaaaaccaaactgaAGATA GCACATGGAGTTCTAAATGCTGTTAGTTGGGGTATTATGATGCCTTTGGGATTTATGGCGGCAAGGTATCTCAAGGCCCTCGGACCACGAGCAGACCCTCTTTGGTTCTACACTCACGTATCTCTGCAGCTCTCTGGCTATTTTCTTGGCATGGCGGGAGGCGCAACTGGGCTTGTTCTTGGCGGCATGTCATCTGGAAATCATCATCCTTGCCACATGGGTATTGGGAGCACACTTTTTGCCCTTGGATTACTACAG ATTTCTGCACTATTTCTGCGACCTGCGAAGGACCACAAGCACAGACATATTTGGAATTGGTTCCACCATCTCACAGGCTACTTAGTTCTTGTCTTGAGCTTGGTCAACATATGGGTAGGCTTCACCATTTTGAAGCCTGCAAAGGGATGGATGATCGGGTATGGTTCTATCTCCGGTGCAATCATGCTTACCTTGCTGATTTTAGAAGTTTGGAAGAAGATGACAAGAGATGGAAAGATCAGTGGAGCACAAGTCAATGCAACTCCCACAAGTGCAGAAAACAAAGTCTAG